Genomic window (Nymphaea colorata isolate Beijing-Zhang1983 chromosome 1, ASM883128v2, whole genome shotgun sequence):
TGCGCTTGGATAATTTATCTctgttttgaagccaaaattaATAATCCCCTTTCTTATGGGATTAAGAATTTGAGGCATAGGACGAGAAGTTTACCCATGCACATCAACGGGGATAATCAGTCATGAGAAAATGGGGAATATTTGTATTCCACTATAAGTTCTTCAGATCGAACACGCTAAGGTCCATCCAGTTCCTAGCATGTCCAAGGTTGGGTTGGGCTGTTGACAAGGGATGCCATTCAGATCGAATGAGGGTCAAATAGCTACTACCATCTCTGAAATctttaggttgcgtttgattctGACGGATGGATCTCCATGACAGCCGAAATCCACAGTTTTAACAACCTGTAGATTTCAGAACAACCCCCGACATGGAGATCACCACAGATCTGAGATCCACTGTAATCAAACACAACCAATAAAAATGTCACACATATACCTCCAAAGCGAGGCTTAGTCGTGTTCCCTGTGGCACAAAATCACAACGGCCAGGTTCCTGATCACCTCAAGGACCTATGCTGGGCATCAGCTTGATCATTCTGCTGTGTGGTTGAACTGGCATATCAATCTCATGGCAGGCAATTAAACAAGTCGAAgttttcctttctccctctatGCCAATACTAATCTTCTCTGTTTTGAAACAGATGCAAATTGATTGGCTCGAGAAGACAGATAATCTTCAAGTTCCTCCTGTCCATTAAAGGAGTACAATCAGTTTCAGCCTTTCACAAATGGACGCCACCAACTCCTTGGGCTTTGAACTAGTGGCATTACATGAAGTGAGCAGGAAGTGTTGTTCTATCAACACCAACACAAAGGAGCTACATGTTTCAGTTTTACAGGTGGAAACTGCAACCCAGCTCGAAAGACATTGCTGCTTGTTTAGGGTTAAAGAAGCTTCGAATAGGAAACCTGGCACATTATGTTGATCCACTCTGTTCTTTTGGCCTTTCCCCTCCCCTAGTTACTAGTTGGTGTTTTTCATGTGGGCAGTCTATCAGAATCCCAGGATCATACGCTGGGTGACTACAGTTTAGTGAGGAAGGTGTCGCAGACGGTGGCCAGCCTCTTTGGAAGGGTAGCATGCTTGGAAGGGAAATTTGTGCAGGCAGTGACATGATGGAGCACAACAAAAAGAAGTATCTGGATACTGGTGGcagttttttgtttcaagtgATGTTAAAAACTCCGACAAGCTGATTATCTAATCTAAGGGGAGGGATTCAGTTGCTCTGCTTAATGGTGCCTCAGAAGGTAGAAACTGTCACTTGTTTGCAGAATGTGAATATCAAATCTGAGATGAGCAGATTGCAGAGGAGTCTTCTACTGACAAAATTCACAGCCTCCAGGCTTGCTTCTTTAGCAGCTGACAATGGAGATTTGAAGTGGAAGGACAAACCTTCTACATTGATGGCTACCCAATGGATTGTACACTCTGTGAACCGCTATGGATTGTGAAAGATTTCATTCACCTCTTCTAGCTTACGATCAAAGACAGAACCAAGTCTTACTTGATGTGCAGCAATCCAATGCATATTCTTTCTTGAGAAGAAGCAGCAatctgtttcttcattttcaatggGTGCAGCAGCCAGTCTAGCGAATAAAACAGTTCATTTTGGTGATATAGCAGTGCAGCTTTTGTGACGGGTTCCCGTGAAAAACCAAGGAAAACCTTTTACCAATGTACAATAACTTTGCAGGGAGGAAAAAAACAGGAGAAAAGAGAGTGCAAAAATTTGTCAGTAGTGTTTCTCCCTATCAGATACTGGGCATGTATTTGTGCCCTTGTACCAATTTAATGAGACAATGTGAAGAAATGCTTTGAAAAATGTTATAATGGCAGAAGCCATCACATTACAAGCAATATGACACTGGGAATAAATTGTTGGAAAGGGAAGAGTTTACTACTTGGCTACTAGCTACTGTTGGTGTACTTCACGTAATAGAAATAAGAGCAACTAAAAGCAGCAGCAACAGTGGAAGAAGAGTCTGTGTCTCTGTGTTTGGGTGCCGCACAACACGTGCTATATATGTCAGtaacaaaacatataaaagagcaaccaaaaaaaaaaaaaagaaggccaGAAAAGCAAAGTACGCAAAGCATTAAATATCACCCAGTTTGTGCATGTATTTTGGGGGAATCATGTTCTCATTTGAGCAGCTAAATATCGGCCAGATATTTAGTTCTGCCGAAGTTGTCACTATGAGTTATCAGTGTGTTCCATGTGAGAGTGTAGATGAAAGGCTCTCATGAGGTGGTGCCCTGATCTCTAGTTGGAAAATATGTTGTAGAAAGTTATGACAGAAAAATCTAAAAGCAGAGGAAGCACAGAGCAAGTGCATGCGTGCATCCGCCTGTGCGTGTGTGTGGAAAAATGGTGCGTATAGGCTTGTTATTGCTTTCAAGAGAATGAACTACACCATCGTCACCATTGCCTAATGATGCAAATAGAAAGGACACAGGTCAGATAAGTACAACGGGAGTCTGATACAACTGGGATATGAAACATctaaaaaaaacagtaaaaccaCTATACTGTAAAAAGCCTATCTGCAAACCTGTATCTCCTACACATATACTGAAACCGCACGCTCAAAACATTGCAGGATCTAACCGTGCCAAtgcttttctttccttgaaacCCATAACCTTTTCTTATCACAAAATCAGAACACTCAGCATCAGAACTGTaccataaaaaaataagcaacCCGTTCGTATTCACATCTTTTCTGTAATCAGTCCGGCAATTTCCTTGCGAAGACATCCCCAAACAGTAAAGTAATTAAGAGAAATGattaagaaaccaaaagaaaaaagcaaaaaggcaTTCTAGAACCCTTTAGGCCCATCAACACCTTCACCAGAATCATTCTCCTTCTTAGCAATATCAGCCATGTACAGGCAGTAGTCAGCAATCTCTCTGAACTTGGGCACGCTCCTTAGGTCCACCTTGGTGCCGTCCTTGAGGGTGATGACGACGTCCCCCCACTCCCCAATGAAACGGGGCACCACCTGCACGTCCCTTATGGCCTTATAAGGGAAGTCGCTCCGGTCACCACCGGTGAGCCCTGAGATGACCGTCACCCTCAGATTAGTGAACCTGTATCTCAAGAAGAAAGCCCTGAACACGGCAGCAATCGTCAGGGGCATCCACAGCAAGGTGAAGCCCAACAGGATATTGGCCAGCAGATCGCCATAGTGAGCACCACCGTCGAAGAAAACCGTCTCTTTGCCGCCggacggtggtggtggtgacGGTGTCTTGTCGACGGTCCTGGTGGTGGGCTTGTTGGTTGGGGATGAGGAGACTTGAAGTGGGGAAATGggtcttctgctgctgctggtaCTGGTGATTGAGGGGAAGGAGACTGAGAAGGGGTTAGATGGGAACTTGGGTGTAGCAGATTTAGGGGAGAGTGGAGGATgggaagagaaggagaaaggtgATGGAGATGCTGATGCCATTGTCTGCTATCCCAGTTATCTTCTATGTTTTATTGGGGTTGATTTTGCACAGATATATACAGACATGGATGAGTGTATGGTCCAAAATGGATGTGGCTCTGTTGTCTCTGGTTCTTCCACCCCTCCATTTTCTGGTGTTTGAGATGGACTTTTCACTTGTTGTGCAGAAACATCCTTCAACCTTCAAcattcttttaatgtttttgtaaaaaaaacaaatgagttctttaaaatttttcattttatggaATATTTAATGCTGCTATATGGGTCGTTATATTATAAGTTGCAAagtaatataatatattatttttcaaagttgATGCAGGTCAATCCACACGAGGTATCATAAGAGAATCCAATCTTTACAACATTGTTTTGGACAGAAGAACTCGTGtctgttaatttttttctacaatctTCACTTTGGTGACAACTGCTAGACAAATGTTTAGCCCTCAATTTCGTCGGTCGTCATAtgtgaaattttaaattcttgCATATTGTTTTTTCCATGTAAGAAAATGTTCTTCACTTtccaaaagaacagaaaaaaaatatcatcactAACTTCattcatttgacaaaaatgttaaCATAAATTATGAGAATGTGGTAAAGGTAGGCCTTAACGAAAGTGAGCCACGTTTTCGGCACGTAGCAAAAACCAAAGTCCTCTTATCACCCTCAAGCTTTTTACTCGTGTGGTAAATTACTTATGAAATTGCCGGATTCCTACTTTTCCCTATTTCGCAAATCACAGGAAATTAGAATATGTGAAACTGCACGAAAGCCTGCTGATTATAAGGGTGTAAAAAAACAATGGTTATTCTGCAATTATAGAAAGCATTCGGGTTCGAAAGGAAATTTGGCTGAAATGGCCGGCTATAGATGCTTTCACATTTTCAGATCTCTTTGGCTTTTATAGTTTTATGTTGACCGGTGGCGACTAACCATGAGTATTGAGCCTCATACTTGTCGGGTACTCAGTAgtttatatataatatcattataatatcattttataattttttacatataactatatatatcattataattaaatatatttatattattttatatttaaatattattttttaacgtTAATCAGTGTCGGCCCAAGCAGAGCTTGGGTTCTGGCTAGCCTGGCTGATTCTGGGCCACTGTCATGAGCTGCAGCCTGACCCGAGCTCAACTTTTCATCGGGCAGGCCCCATGCCCAATCTTAATGGTGACTTAGACACAAGTGGTTAAATAAGTGTCTTTTCATCAATGCGAGCAAGAGAAATATTTAatcttataattttttcttatttgagtGCTCTCAATCTCAAGATACCAAGTTTACTTTCAATGCATCGAGATAACGCTTCCACTATATTTCATCAACTTATATTTAAGTATCCTCCCTTTGCAATATAAAAAGTTGACTAGAGCTTAAAATGGTGAGTACTCTTCACATCCTTTGTGATTGTCTTTTGAGAATTATGGAAGCTTTCTTTTATCCCTTATGAGAGATTAGAACTTAGAAAATTTGCCCtttcagtttattctttttatttgtttgctgTTTCTGAGCTTCGCTTCTCCTCAATTTCTTAACTTTTTAGTGTTTCTCTCTCACCATATTTAACCTGGTTTGGGTCTCataattcaagttgttttaacttATTTAATGATATAAAGTTGGAGGGACActtatttaaaaatactcaaatttggtggggcacttttatatatatatatatatatatatatatatatataaagataaatatttaagattcttatttaaaaataagaaactttTAAGAGGTTGTAGGTAACTACTACACAAGTCACTATGTAGCTACACCACTGCTAAACATTGTGCACTGATAGCCATGTAAGGCAATCAGCATGATCAGGTTATATGTCGTTAACCTAAGTCGGAGTAaaacaaccaatgcatgacagAGCGAGGACTTTTTCGTTGCAAGGgtcgaactatagtttcaaatttttaattgtggcgaaaaaagaatttttcaaattttttatacatgttaaaactaaattttttgaactttacatttacaatttttaatttttaaaaatttgaagaggGCCAAGGCCCTTGCGGCTCCCTCCCCCCTTCCCGAGCCAACGTGCCTTCAAGATAAGCTACTCATACTTCATCATTTCTCATGGTTTTGTGCACTTAAGTCACATGGATATTTAGGTAATATCTCCATGGGTGTGCCATAGCTAGTCCTTACTTAAAGTGGATACTTAATTGGATACATTTGGATACTTATTAGATCAAAGTTGATTCAAACTATTTAATCTtatttaacttaattttttaactcaatttgtattttgttttttagagttattgtttattaacgtgtaatatttttatttgtatcacttgtttattttaatgttgttttcatttgatcttttatgatattttacacatacacaatatatatatatatatattaacttaCCATACCATGTACCTCCATTTtcccacattttctaaagttaccATGCTTATATTTGTATCTTCATGCCGGTATCGATGTGACTTAATTCCGCACATTTAGTCATATTTTAGAACAATTTTGCTTGTCCTAGCCAAGCTTTTAGATGGATTGAGTGGACATGGATAATGGATCGCCAAATATTGGTCCAACCACGGTTGGTATTGGTCAATTGGATCACTTAACTGAAATGATCGACTCGGTTTGTATAAACCAGTTGCAAGATCATTTTAAGAAGCgtagttttttcggattttttttttcagaatgcacctaactttttttttcagcaaaccAATAAATGAAAACATACGTTTTAATGATGTTAAAAGATACACCTTACAATTGTGATATAAACcctagtcacaaataacattttgaagtttcaaatggcaatgttttttttttatataatatggTGATcttgaaaaaacgaaaaaaatatggttaatttttaaaaaatttaaaaaattaaaaattaaaaaaataaaaaaaaataagtgaaaaactaataaacaaacatcatatatttaaaacaaataaaaaatagaaaataaaaaaaaactatttgacattaaaaaactgaaatggaaaaagtgaaaaaaaacacgttaaataaaaacgcgttttttttaatgttttttttaaacgatcatttaatttatcaagtttttataataaaaaaaacatgttttatatatacattgtttgccatgaaaaaacaaaacaattgaGGTTCTTGTGAGAGAAGATGCATGAGAGGTAAGAACTATGCTTAATTTAAAGTACCATGGATAAATAGATGATGTGGTGCCCCGAGGCGCATATTTTCAAATGGACGCGTCATGCAAATACATTGGCACTGAATCTCATCATGCAGATATATTGCGCTTCACTCAGCTTTTGTCGCCTCTTGATTCAAACTTACTGAAGTTGGTAGTCGAAAGATTAatcatttcttcattctttcAAGTTGTTCTGTCGAATATATGTGACAAGGTTGATTCAAACTTGGTAATAAGCCTAGTTGAGATTCACAATGTTACACAGTTCCATCTTATGGATTAACcagaaaagtaaaagaaaagatagtTACTGGCAAAAAGTCTATAGAAACAGGCATCTGATACAGGTGTTTCTGTTAACTCGAGTTCAAGATTTGATGAACATTCCTTTGGTTGCTTCTGTCGGTTGTTTCTGTAAAAAGCTTGCGACCTACCATCCTTTGCAGACTAGCTGCCAATTTAGCTCTTGGAGAAAGAGAGCAACACCAACCACGGACTACTTACTTATACAGAGAGATCGATTGCCCGGTAATCATAAGATAGTGGAACGCCACCTACCAACGCTTGATGAATTGATTTCATCCAGAGATTCTCACAACGTGGCCTGCTTGGTGGCTGTTCTTTTCAGACTATGGCACTCCAGACTTCTTGTCGTGTGATGAAGGACCCATTAAGAGGTAAGCTCCTCGTCATCagaaagaacagaaagaaaTGCTTTCATCTGTTCTTAAATAGTCGTTTTCTGATCGTTGGTGGCTCAATTATGTGAAAAATCGTGCATATCCAAGTCGATGGcacctctcactctctctcattGTTCTGATAAAGCAGAGAATGCAATAACCTTTACTGGTTCTTCTCTGGTAGGCGCATCCAGTAAAGCCTCAGTAGCTCGGTGATGCAGAAGCCACTAGTGGGGTGCAGGTTGTATCTTAGGAAGTGAAGCAGAGGGAGGTGTATCTGATGCCGGACAATAATAGAAACCTCCATTGTCGCAACTTTAATCATGGTATGGAGAAGTTTTTGCTCCAAATTGGAAAGAAGTTCAACCCCAGGAGGTTTTATCTGGCTCCTTTCACAGGTGATGCATAAACATGTTGCATTACTTGAAGACAATTGAGCCTTTAAGTGGATGCTCCACAAACTCTGCTTCTTTTTTGgaactttcctttcttttgccATATCCTCGCGCTTGTTAGCGTCATTGATTTGCTCATCAGCCACCATTTGTTTGGAAATGGGGAGAAAGGTCATGCGTTGGATGAAAGAAGTCACTGTTATTCTACTGCAGACAATCCATCGTTCTCACCTTTCAAATCTTTCGAAAGGAGAAAGTGATCATGGATGGTCGAAGAAAGAACACCGAAGCTACTGAGGTCAGAGAGAGATACGGATTTTAGCAATTCTCTCGCGGTGTTTGTTTGGGATTGATGGAAGAGTTTCAGCGTAAGATTGATACTCCTAAAGTACTCGATAAGAAAAATTTGGTGTTTTCCGAGTGCATGTTGATCAAAAATATATTGTTCAAAACATAATGTTAGTATGAAAAGtacaatgtttttctttcaaggaATGTAATTAAAATTTGTCTGTTAGATATAAAAGCAACATTCTTATATCATATTCACTTGGACAAGAACCTATGGTATTATCAGATTATGCGTTTGAAGAATGTATCTGGCAAACAAACATCATGTTCTTATTATCAGATACGTTATTATGGATGAGTGAAAGGATTACAACCCACTTCATCAAAATTGAAATGGAGAGATGTTGCCTTCTGCGGTGCTTTTGCTCCGGCCAGTTGCACTATGCCCCTCGAGACAATCAAATATCAAGTCCATCTTCTCAAATTATTACATCTTGCAATGTTCTTGATTGTGTAACATGGCTCACCTTTGTTTGAGTGTGGAAAACACCTTGTCCAAACCATGCACATAAACCCACATTTTCTGACTTTCTATTGTTATAAACTTTCGGTggacaaacaaaacaaaatatttacaAGAGGGAAAAGATCGGCATTGCTGACCTTTAACCATGAATCACAAAGGATTGACTCAACCCTTGCAGAGCCAAAAAGATCTGAAGAAAGATGTTAAGAGTTAAGCTTTACAAACAAAGTCGTGGTTAGCTATAGTATTCGATCCTTAACAAATCTACCAAGTTCACACCACCGGCTCCCTCTCATTTTGATGTTAATGTTTAACCATTCTTCATTAAGCTTTCTTCTCGTAGTTACAAATTACTTGGTTCTTAGAAAATAGAAGGGTGAAGCACCTGATTCGAGTCACGAGACGACGCTGATGGGCTGCCCGATACGCTCACAAAACGATGATTCGTCTCGGATCTCAATATTTAACGTTCAGTTTATTTGTCATTTGtaatttcaaactaaaaagatgtgttttcttcACCCTTTTTCCTCCAACTAGTCTTACTAATTGCCGTCATGCCGTCTGCTAGCAtcaaaatatgtataatatataaacgggggcctgatttttttttttttttttctttgtgaaaatCATACACCGTAGAGAATGGCTGCATACGTCACCCACTTTGCGCTTTAGACAAACACCAATTCGAGAAAACAGTAttccattattttgaaatcCACTGTTTCTCTCAAACAGTAGGGCTTGAAACTTCAGATCAGCCTCGAATCTTAGATTCGTAGTTATCATGGATAACtattattttagttttctaTGGGAAAATATCTGCTCCCATTGTAATCCTCATTAgccaatacatataaaattatatattgtttttgaATCTAAGATTTGTGTACTTCTCCATCtaaatttggatgaaaaaaaaaattggccttTCACAGCACATCGGGGTGTTTAATCATACCAGCATATAAAATGCATCGAACAGCCGTAATTAGATGAAAAGACCCCAAAGATTTCAGCTCCTCCCCTCCTGAATCTGACTGACATCAAATTATCTAGAAATAACGTATAGCACATGCATGAGTACCGGTGGTGGCTCTGTTGATTATAATAAAGGTGAAATCAGTTTTGCAACTTTTTATCAAAGCAGCGTAAATatttgcatgtatatatatattcgcgTTTCTAGCGAGATTTTTAGCATGGCTTAGCCTTGATTTGATCTGTTCATGTCGGTTTGCTCGGTGATACGTGTGTTATTACGTATCGGCCCATAGAGTTTCGCCGTTTTAGTTTTgtgaattaaaaataatttagcatttaaaaattaaatttaaaatagaaaGTAAAAACTTCCGTCAGCCTTCTGGCTTATCGGCTACGTATTAATACGTATGCACTGACAACACTCATTTTTATATATACGGCATGtataaagaatttaaaaaaaaatattggataAGATGAGGGTGTTTAGGTAATTGGAACAAGTAGAAACTAACTTCCTCTCTCCGGCTCTCGCCAATCGATGTATAGCGTAACTGGTTGAACTA
Coding sequences:
- the LOC116254160 gene encoding pectinesterase inhibitor 10; protein product: MASASPSPFSFSSHPPLSPKSATPKFPSNPFSVSFPSITSTSSSRRPISPLQVSSSPTNKPTTRTVDKTPSPPPPSGGKETVFFDGGAHYGDLLANILLGFTLLWMPLTIAAVFRAFFLRYRFTNLRVTVISGLTGGDRSDFPYKAIRDVQVVPRFIGEWGDVVITLKDGTKVDLRSVPKFREIADYCLYMADIAKKENDSGEGVDGPKGF